The nucleotide window GTCCGCCCGGTGACTCGCGTGTTATGGTCGAACTTGCGGAGGCCGACCATTATCTCGGTTCGCCCGCCTGGTCACCCGACGGAAAGCGGCTCTATTATCTCTCGGAAAAATCGTCCCGGACTTCAATCGTCGCCCTCGAGCTCGACCCCCGGACGATGAGGCCCGCCGGACCCGAGCGCGAAATCTACGTCTCGGCTGAGTCCCGCAATATGCTGAATTTCCCGAAGGGCAACGGAAATATCGCCGTCGCCGCCGACAGGATCATCTTCACGGTCTCCGAATGCCGTGGAAACATCTACCTGGCCACCCCTAAAAATTAAGGACATGATCGAGTACGGCTGGGATGAAGAGTGGGCGGCGGAGTTCGCGTCGCGCTCAGCCCCGGGCTGCGTTCCGGGCCGGGTCGTCAAACAGGCCCGGGACCGCTCGACGCTCATCACCCCGCACGGAGAAGCGGCGGCCGAAGTCTCCGGGCGTTTCCGGCACGAAGCGGCGGGCCCGGCCGATTTCCCGGTCGTCGGCGATTGGGCGGTCGTCGAGCCGGGTGACGGCGGGACGGCCCTCATCCACGCCCTTCTCCCCCGGCGGAGCGCCTTCGCCCGAAAGGCCGCCGGAGAGACCGTCGAGGCCCAGGTCGCGGCGGCCAACATCGACACCGTCTTCCTCGTCAGCGGGCTCGACGGCGATTTCAACCTCCGCCGCATCGAGCGCTATCTGGCCGCGGCCCTGGAGAGCGGCGCCGCCCCGGTCCTCGTTCTCAACAAGGCGGATCTCCGGCCGAATCTCGACGAGATCGTCGACGAAGTCCGGGCGGTTGCGCCGGGCCTGCCGATCGTCGCCGCAAGCGCCCTCGACGACGACGGGCTTTCCGGGCTCGCTTCTTTTCTCGTCCCCCGGACGACGATCGCCCTGCTGGGTTCGTCCGGCGTGGGCAAGTCGACAATCATCAATTGCTTGCTCGGCGAGGAGCATTTCCGGACATCCCCCATGAGCGACGCCGCCGCGGGTCGGGGCCGGCACACGACGACGTCGCGCGAGCTGGTCCGGCTTCCCGGCGGGGCGCTGCTCGTCGATACGCCCGGGATGCGCGAGCTTCAGCTCTGGACCGGCGAGGAAGGCCTCGACAGGGCCTTCGGCGACATCGAGGCGCTCGCCGCCCGATGCCGTTTTCCCGACTGCCGCCACGAGGCCGAGCCGGACTGCGCCGTGCGGGATGCGGCCGGCCGGGGGCTGCTCGATCCCCGGCGGCTCGAAAGCTTCCTGAAGCTTCGCCGCGAGATCCGTTTCCTAGAGCTGAAGAAAGACGACAAGGCGCGCCGCCGGCAGGAGAAGGCGGAGGGACGGAGCTTCGCCGTCCGCCTCAAGGAAGTGAAGAGGAACAAGCCCCGCTACAAATGACCGGGCGGCCCCTGCTGGGCCCTTTTGCTTTGGCTGCTGCAAGTTACTGATAATGAATAACATATCAAAAAAAGTCCGAAAAAACAGGGCAAAAAACGCTTATATTATTCAATATCAACAATATCCAGCAGCCAAAGCAGGATCGAACGTAGTTGTAAAGTATGATTTAGGCGGACAAAAAATTAGCGGCCGGCAACCGGGAGGACGATGACGAGGGGGCGCTCGATGCCGTCCTCCCAGGCCAGAAGCCCCAGGGCGTCGACGATGAGGAAGATCCCTTCCCGGAAGAGCACAGGGCCGGTTGTCGAGCGCGGCGGTCTCTTGAAAACATCCGAAGGTTCGACAAGCAGGCCCTGAATGTCCCGGAAGGCCACCTCGAGCCAACCGATCCCGGCCTTGTCGGCCGAGGCTTTAAAGCTTGCCAGCGCCTCCGGATTGTCCCGCCTCCAGGCCTCGTGGGCCATGTTCAGGAGGCCGGCCAGGTCGTCGTCCCTTCCGGAAAAGCGCACATCGGGAACAGCCGAGGCCCTGGCGTGGACGACAC belongs to Acidobacteriota bacterium and includes:
- the rsgA gene encoding ribosome small subunit-dependent GTPase A codes for the protein MIEYGWDEEWAAEFASRSAPGCVPGRVVKQARDRSTLITPHGEAAAEVSGRFRHEAAGPADFPVVGDWAVVEPGDGGTALIHALLPRRSAFARKAAGETVEAQVAAANIDTVFLVSGLDGDFNLRRIERYLAAALESGAAPVLVLNKADLRPNLDEIVDEVRAVAPGLPIVAASALDDDGLSGLASFLVPRTTIALLGSSGVGKSTIINCLLGEEHFRTSPMSDAAAGRGRHTTTSRELVRLPGGALLVDTPGMRELQLWTGEEGLDRAFGDIEALAARCRFPDCRHEAEPDCAVRDAAGRGLLDPRRLESFLKLRREIRFLELKKDDKARRRQEKAEGRSFAVRLKEVKRNKPRYK